Genomic segment of Psychrobacter sanguinis:
AAGCTATCATGCTTAAAAGGTACTACTGAGTCTAAGTCGAATTTAGTATTGATGGCAGTATGTTTACTGTAAGAACCTGAATCAAAAGGACTATAAGTATTATTTTTATATTCGGATTTCAAAAACTCTTTTATCTCGTTTCTTCTATCTCTGTATTTATTAAACAAATCATTTATATGACTCATCCTATGTGATTCTAATACTTCTTGTAGGTATTCACTTTTGTAATCAGCCACTTAGTATTCTCCATAATTTAAAAAACTTTGTCCTTACGCCGAGGGACGAGGCACGGACATAGCCATTAACAATAGACTGCCCATGCCTCGCATATTTCTCCCCGTTTAAAAAGCTCCGATTTTGAGGCTCATCTTGTTCGCTTAAAGCTTACAAGCACCGCTGGCACAGCCATCATCGATATCGGCTTGAGCATCGTTAGCACCGTCACGAGTGTTGTGATAATACAGAGTCTTAACACCCAATTTATAAGCGGTTAATAAGTCTTTTAGCAGAACCTTCATTGGCACACGGTTGCCTTCAAAACGAGTTGGGTCATAGTTAGTATTGGCAGAGATACTCTGATCAATAAACTTCTGCATAACCGCTACCAGTTTTAAATAGCCATCATTGTTAGGCATTTGCCATAACAACTCATAGTTGTCTTTTAAGTTTAAGATATCAGGTACCACTTGCTTTAAGATACCGTCTTTAGACGCTTTAACAGACACCAGACCACGAGGTGGCTCAATACCATTGGTCGCGTTGGCAATCTGACTTGAAGTCTCAGAAGGCATTAACGCTGACAAAGTAGAGTTACGTAGACCATGCTCTTTAATCTCGCTACGTAGTGCTTCCCAATCCAACTGCAATGGCTCATTGCAAATCTTGTCTAAGTCCGCTTTATAAGTATCGATTGGTAAGATACCTTGTGAGTAAGTGGTCTCATTAAACGCTGGACAAGCGCCTTTTTCTTTCGCCAACTTGTTAGACGCTTTTAGTAAATAATACTGTAGCGCTTCAAACGTTTGATGGGTTAAGCCCAGTGCTGAACCATCTGAGTATTTCACACCGTTTTTAGCCAAGTAGTAAGCGTAGTTAATAACACCAACACCTAGCGTGCGACGATTCATGCTGCCATTTTCAGCGGCTTTAACCGGATAGTCTTGATAATCAAGTAGGGCGTCTAACGCACGAACGATTAGCTCAGCAGGCTCTTCGATATCGTCTAAGCTCTGTACTTCACCTAAGTTTACCGCTGACAATGTACATAAAGCGATTTCGCCTTTTTCGTCATTGATGTTGTCTAGTGGCTTAGTCGGTAACGCAATTTCCATACATAAGTTTGACTGACGGATAGGGGCCACAGCAGGATCAAATGGGCTGTGCGTGTTGCAATGGTCAACGTTTTGGATATAGATACGACCGGTGCTGGCACGCTCTTGCATCAATAAGCTGAATAGGTCAGCCGCAGGTACGTGACGTTTGCGGATATTCTCATCTTGCTCATACTCGGTGTATAGCTCTTCGAACTTGTCTTGGTCAGCGAAGAAGGCTTCGTATAGACCTGGCACGTCAGAAGGTGAGAATAGGGCGATGTCTTGACCTTTAATTAAGCGCGTGTATAGGGTACGGTTGATTTGAACCCCGTAGTCCATATGACGCACACGGTTGTCTTCTACACCGCGGTTGTTTTTTAGCACCAACAATGACTCTACTTCTAAATGCCATAAGGGATAGAATAAAGTCGCTGCACCACCACGGACGCCGCCTTGTGAACAACATTTAACGGCCGTTTGGAATAGCTTATAGAATGGGATACAACCGGTATGTTGCGCTTCACCGCCACGGATAGGGCTACCAAGGGCACGGATGTTACCGGCATTGATGCCGATACCGGCACGCTGTGAGACGTAGCGAACGATGGCGCTAGTAGTAGCGTTGATAGAGTCTAAGCTATCACCACACTCAATCAATACGCACGAGCTAAACTGACGCGATGGGGTGCGCACACCTGCCATGATAGGGGTCGGTAATGAGATTTTGAACTGTGAGCTGGCATCATAGAAGCGCTTCACATAGTGTAGACGCTCAGATTTGTCGTAAGAGGCGAATAGACACATACCTACTAACATGTATAAGAACTGAGGGCTCTCATAAACGGTCTTAGTCACTCGGTCTTGTACCAAGTATTTACCGGCCATCTGCTCAGCAGCGGCATAGGCTAGAGTCATGTCACGCCAGTGGTCGATGTACTCATTTAATTCATCAAACTCTTCACGTGAGTAATCTTGCAAAATATGCTCATCGTATTTACCAGCTGCAGTCAGCTTGGTGACATGATCAAATAAATGAGGTGGCTCAAATTGATTGTAGGCAATTTTGCGTAAATGGAAGATGGCCAAACGTGCGGCAAGATACTGATAGTCTGGTGTATCTTCTGAAATTAGATCGGCAGCAGCTTTGATAATAGTCTCATGAATATCACGAGTCTTAATACCATCATAAAACTGAATGTGAGATTTTAATTCTACTTGAGAAACGGAAACATTATCTAATCCTTCCGCGGCCCACGTTATGACCTTATGGATTTTATCTAAATCGATTGGCTCTAAACGGCCGTCTCGTTTCATTACTTTAAGGTTATCCATATGTGTCATTGCTGTCTCCGCTTGTTATCGCTAAATGTGGGATTAATGGAAGTATTACTGAAAAATTTCACTTGTTCCTATAGTGCCTGTCTTTAAATTGAAACACAAGATATAGGGTGCTTTTAGTAATGTAGGCACAATATAAAGGAAAAAAACAAAATTTACTATCTTGACAAATCGAGGCTTACTAGTTCAACTCAAATAATTGAAATGAATAATTAGCCACCAAAAATACTTGCAAATTTGCAACTGCTGAGACAGTGTTGCCTACAGCTTGTGTCAAGTAAAATTATCAATAAAAATGGGGCAAAAAAACTTTTTTCAATAAATTGTAAACGAAGGTTTTGGTCTGGGAATGTATTCAGGCAATCTCGCTAATCTGGAAAATAATTCACTATTAAAAAACACACAAATAAAAAGAGCAGTGGTTAACTGCTCTTTTTAAATGAGATTTTAGGACGGTCTAGTCTACTACTATATGAATATCTGTCTATAAATATCTAATGCCTGCTGTTTAGGCAAGCATAACGCCTATACCACTGTACGAACAGTATTGGCTTTGTCTAATGAGGCATATAACTCATTAACTTGCTGCGCATCTGTGAAGTACAATTTGGCACGGACTGAGGTAAAGCGGCCAGTGCTTGATTTCTTAACCACTAAGCTTTCCATGTCAAATTCTGGGAACTGAGTGCCTAAAATAAGCTTCACTTCATTTAGAAGCGTGTCATGTTCGCCTTCATGACCAATAATGCTCATCGGATAGTCCATTGGGAATTCCCAAAGATGATGATTTTGAATATCGGTCTTCTTAGCATCAGGATTTGATTGTAGCGTTAAACACTGGTTAATATTAATTTTTGGATTGTTGTTTGACATAATCATGTCTCCGTTAGGTATCCAGAGTTGTTTTGGATTTAGCACTAAAGACCAGTAAGTATCGATATAGGCTATTTTTAATCACAAAAAAAGCTGAGATGACTCAGCTTTTTTTATAAAAATGCAGTCATATTAATTAACGTTTAGTCATTCTCAAGGAATGAACGTAAATGTTCAGAGCGAGAAGGGTGACGCAATTTACGTAACGCTTTGGCTTCAATCTGACGGATACGCTCACGGGTAACATCAAACTGTTTACCGACTTCTTCCAAAGTGTGATCCGTTGGCATATCGATACCAAAACGCATACGTAGTACTTTCGCTTCACGTTCTGTTAAGTTACTTAATACGTCTCGAGTCGCTTCTTGTAGGCCCGCTGAGGTGGCATCTTCAACTGGACTAGAGATGGTTTGGTCTTCAATGAAATCGCCTAGGTGTGAATCTTCATCATCACCGATTGGTGTCTCCATAGATATGGGTTCTTTGGCAATTTTCAAGACCTTACGGACCTTAACTTCGTCCATTTCTAAACGTTCGCCTAATTCCTCAGGCGTTGGCTCACGGCCCATCTCTTGTAATAACTGACGTGACACACGGTTTATTTTGTTGATAGTCTCAATCATGTGTACCGGAATACGAATGGTACGGGCTTGGTCAGCAATTGAACGGGTAATGGCCTGACGAATCCACCAAGTAGCATAGGTTGAGAACTTATAACCACGGCGGTATTCAAACTTATCTACTGCCTTCAT
This window contains:
- a CDS encoding YbeD family protein — protein: MSNNNPKININQCLTLQSNPDAKKTDIQNHHLWEFPMDYPMSIIGHEGEHDTLLNEVKLILGTQFPEFDMESLVVKKSSTGRFTSVRAKLYFTDAQQVNELYASLDKANTVRTVV
- the nrdA gene encoding class 1a ribonucleoside-diphosphate reductase subunit alpha — encoded protein: MTHMDNLKVMKRDGRLEPIDLDKIHKVITWAAEGLDNVSVSQVELKSHIQFYDGIKTRDIHETIIKAAADLISEDTPDYQYLAARLAIFHLRKIAYNQFEPPHLFDHVTKLTAAGKYDEHILQDYSREEFDELNEYIDHWRDMTLAYAAAEQMAGKYLVQDRVTKTVYESPQFLYMLVGMCLFASYDKSERLHYVKRFYDASSQFKISLPTPIMAGVRTPSRQFSSCVLIECGDSLDSINATTSAIVRYVSQRAGIGINAGNIRALGSPIRGGEAQHTGCIPFYKLFQTAVKCCSQGGVRGGAATLFYPLWHLEVESLLVLKNNRGVEDNRVRHMDYGVQINRTLYTRLIKGQDIALFSPSDVPGLYEAFFADQDKFEELYTEYEQDENIRKRHVPAADLFSLLMQERASTGRIYIQNVDHCNTHSPFDPAVAPIRQSNLCMEIALPTKPLDNINDEKGEIALCTLSAVNLGEVQSLDDIEEPAELIVRALDALLDYQDYPVKAAENGSMNRRTLGVGVINYAYYLAKNGVKYSDGSALGLTHQTFEALQYYLLKASNKLAKEKGACPAFNETTYSQGILPIDTYKADLDKICNEPLQLDWEALRSEIKEHGLRNSTLSALMPSETSSQIANATNGIEPPRGLVSVKASKDGILKQVVPDILNLKDNYELLWQMPNNDGYLKLVAVMQKFIDQSISANTNYDPTRFEGNRVPMKVLLKDLLTAYKLGVKTLYYHNTRDGANDAQADIDDGCASGACKL